One Parashewanella spongiae genomic window, GAGTTCATTGAAGTAAGTGACTGAGCAAAATCTGCTTCAATCTCTGTTTCGATATAAATGTATTTTTTATATACAGCTAGTTTATCTTGTGAATTATCTAGCTCCGTGCTGACAGCATATGGAGAAGATTTTGAAAGGATCCCTAAAGCTTGTTCTAAATTCAATTTTCAATCCCGGAAAAAAGCTAACTCAATCATTTTTACATACTTTTATATAGAACTAAATACGATATTCTTTTTAGGATAATAAAAGTGGTGTAAAAATAGACAGTTAGCTCATAGATGCAATTTCAAGATTCTAATTGTAGAACTCAACCGATAGTTTGAGCTTCATCACATGAATCGAATTTAATGTTTAATGGGATTTAGTTTTTTAACGAGAGTATAAAAATTTAACAATTGCACTAATCAATTGAATATGGCAGATTAATTTACGAGTAGTTGTTTGTTTTTACTCTTAAAACTATCAACCGCGCTATTGAAAGGACTCAATATGAACTCAAAAATCCTCACTTTGTCTTGCCTTGTTTTACTTATTACCGCCTGCGGTCAAAAAGACCGTGCTTACTATGAAGCAAACCTTGATGATGCTAGAGAGAAAGCACAAGAATGCAATAAAGAAATGGTCGCAGCGCTAAAAGCTGAAGATCAATCTAAGCTTCAAAAAATATCTGATGATTCAGAATGTAAATTTGCCGCCGAAGTACATGCTATTCAAGAAAGAAAGATTGCTGATATAAAACGTGAAATTGAACGTAAGAAACGCAAAGAAGAGCACGAAAATCAAATAAAAGAGATGGCTGCCCAGCTCGAAAAGCAAAAAAAAGAGCGCGAGGCTGAGCAAGCTAGACGTCAAAAGGAAGAAGCTGAGCGTAAAAGAGCTTTTGAGGCCGAATATCAAAGAAGCGTGAACAGCCTGACAGCGATGAAATTTTCAGATTTCAGTAAACAGATGAAGGATTGTGGTTACAAAAGAAGCAGCGCTCAATGTAAAGCGGTTCATGAAATCAAAGATTCAAAACGTAAAGCTGAAATAGTGAACTTAATCAAGCTGTACCCTGAAGACAAGTTGAAAGACTTTAAATCAACTAAGTGTAAAGGCCTTGATATTAACCGGGAATATTGCAGCTTGGCAACAAAAGCGATTCGTAAACAAGACCGAGATAAAGTTGAATTTTATGTCTCAAATAAAGACAGTTTTAAAAAGGATTTTAATGAGTGTCATAAGGTATATATAGGATTGACTAAAGCAAAATATGGTCAAGAAAAACCATTCAGAGATAGACTTCAAACTTTTCAATGTCGTGTCGTGCGAGATGCGGCTATGAAATACAATATTTGGAATTTTAAGAAGCCAGTGGCTTAATTTATAAATTGAAAAATCTGCCTTGGTTTAACGACAAGGCAGAACATTTGTGAGCTTACGGCAGCATAGCGTGAAAAACTAAATTATTTCAGGTACAGCTAGACCTAGGCGATTAGCCCAAGTCCATTTTTTACAGCTATATTATTTTTCAATGACGACTGTTTCTCGATAATTCCACGGTAGGTATTCTTCAGGATTGGTTTTCACTTTATCCTTCTCTCTCTGTAAAAATGTGAAATACTCAAACACATTGATGCCAGCTTCACTTGCTGTTGCAATCATTGACGTGATGACATCACCAATCGTAGCGCCAAGTAACGTCTTATGGAACATCGCATTTTTTCGGTCACGAACGATGATTTTTAACATGGCTTCGATACGGTTATTATCGATGTATACACCTTCGTAGTGGCAAAAATAGCTCAAGCCAACATAATGTTTGACAAAATATCGCATCGCCTTACCTAAACCACTATTCTCTTCAACTGTTTCATCGTTAAGGTGTGTTGTACACCACTGCTTGATGGTTTTCATTACAGGCAACGAATGTTGCTGATGGTAACTCAGCCTTTCTGTTGCCGTAAACTTTTGCTCTTTAGTGTGCTGCTCGTAAGCCCAAATTTCACCATAACGTGTCAGTACGTGCTCGACTTCATCGGGGAAATGGTTAATGACATCAACAAATTGTCGTCTGGCATGACTGTTACACAATGACAGCAGACATTCTCTTACCGTAGGGCGATTACTGACCAGAGCGTCACTCATCATTATCGGCCTAGATTGATGAGTACCGCGTTTGTGCAACAGGCTATCGATGAATTCGCCAGCATGACCAATATTAGTTTCAAACAACACGATACTATCATTGGCTTGAGTGGTCGCAATAACACCTGATGTGTACACGCCGCTGCGCATTTGTGTCTTGTCACTGTTACGCACCGGTTTTTCTATTGGCGTAGCATCCAAAATTCGGTGAGTCGTGTCATCGAGATAATAATGCTTCGCATCGGCCGCGAGGTTAACCAACATTTGATAAACAGGGTAAATATCATTGGCCACATATTCAACTTGGTCAAACACAGTAGACGCAGTGATTTTGACACCAAGCAGCTTTTGAATGCTCCCTTGGCGATAAAACGGCAACCCGGCAAAATACTTGTGTATGGCCATTAATGACCGAGCTGAGTAGCCGTATTTTTGTTGCTCGCTCCCGTCGGCTAACACTTCAACTGGCAAAGCGGCGGTAGCGTAAGCACCACAAGCATTACAGCGAAAGCGCTCCATGACATGCTGCTCTGGCTTAAACGGACTTTGCCCTGTGATACGCAGTAAACTGCCTGGGTCGGTTTTGTACATTTTACCCATGTGGCACTCTAGGCAGTTATCACCCTTTTTCACATCTGTACTCTGATGCACTATCACAACTGGCTTAGCGGGAGTGAAATCTTCACCGCTCTCTTTGGGTTTACGATTTTTACCCGCAGTGTGTTTACCGCTTCCTTTATTGCTTTTACTGACACGAGACAAGGCTTCTGAAGACTTTTCAATGCCAAGTAACTTACGCAATTTGTGCACGGTGACATCGTGATTGGTTAATCGTTGCTGCATCGTCGATAACGTCACTAAGGCATCAAGTAACAACTGACAATCTTCTGGAGACAGTGCTAATTCATGCTCTTTGGCTTCAGTAACACGAACTATCAGTGCTTCCAGCGCGTTGTGGTCGATATCAGTAAACGGTTTACTCATTAAAGGACAGTCCAGCTTAGGCGAATAGGAAAAATGAATTCGGCGGGCAGTATGATCCGATAAATAAAATAATCAACCGGTAAGTGCGATTTATTTCAAGCGACTTGAAGATAAATAAGGTTCACCACTCAGTAATTGCCGTAATTGTGCCGCAGCCATCGGTTGCATAACGCCATGATGACGTGGCCATCCATGAAATTTTCCTTTTGATAACCGTTTGGTCATCAGCCAAAAGCCATTATGCTCATAAGTGAGGGCTCGTATCATGGTTTTGTTGCGATTAATGAAGACGAATATCGAGCCTGAACGCGGATTACTCGACAAGCGCTGTTGGCACACGGCCGCCAGTCCATCGATACTACAGCGAAAATCAGCAGGCTGAGTCGCAATGAAGATACGACTGTTGGAAGTTAAATAGATCATGATTTCATTGCCCCGATAAGGGCGCAAATAAAGTGAACATCCACCACACCTTGTATATGAATATTGTCGCCATTAGATAGATTCAACTCAAATTTTACTGGGGAATTGGGCTTGATGACCTCAGGTAAGTTGGGTAATTCAATGAAGTCTGTAATGGACTCTGCCGAGTTTGATACCTGGCACCATTGTTTAAATTGAGAGCCACTGATACGTAAAGCGGTGCAAATTTGTGATGATGAGTAATGCTCTAGCAATGAAATGGCTTGCTCGCGGAGAGTGTTTGGTATTTTAGTTCCGCGACTCGGCTTATTTATGCGCCAATGGGCGAAGACTGTGGCGACGCGAGTTAATGGCTCTATATTTGGCATGATGGGCTCCGATAATTAATCTGCCATCATTACATCAAATTATTGGGTTAAAGTTGCACTATGCTGCCGTAAACTCACGAACATTTTGTTTTACCTATCCTTTAACAAAGTATAAATGCTACTAAGACGTGAGAGAATAGCAAAAAGTAATACAGCTATCGTAACTAATAGGAAGGTAATAAGAGTGACCTGGTCCATCATACTTTTCTCCTTTTTTGACAAGATACGGTGACACTTTTTACGTTAGTTGGCAAGAGCCTATATGAACAAGGAGTTTTATCCTGATTCAAATTCAATATCGGTGCTTTTGCTCCGTGAAGATGAAATTGTGGTCGCGCAAGCTGGTTGTTTTGAATTATTGAGCTTTGAGGGTTCCTTACTTAACACTTTTTGAGCTTCATTCTCCAACCCCAGCACATATTCCTGTATTTTCTCTGCATCCCTTGAAGCCCGTAAAATTTCTTTAGGATCGTCTTGCAGCACTTTAACCCAATGGTCGACGTAAGCCGCATGCTGGCCAAATTCGTGGCCGATTTGGAGTTCATCGCCGAGCATCAGTGAGCCAATTTCAGCTCTGAGTTCTTCTTTGGCGTAGGATTCGTCACCAAAGCGGCCTGTCATATCTCGATTTAAGCGGCTTTGGTGGCCAGTGCTATGACCAAGTTCATGTAAGGCTGTGGCATAGAAGTTATCTGCTGATTGAAACTTGCTTCTTGCGGGTAAATGGATACTGTCGGTTGCAGGAGAGTAATAGGCGTTATCACTCTGATCATGGTGAATGGTTACACCTGAGTTTTGTATGATCTTTTCTGCTCGCGCATGGCGTTGCCATTCGGGTAGTTGTTTAACTTCTAACTCAGGTAAGCTATCAATTTGTTCAGCGTTAAACACAACCGCACTGAATACTCTTGGCTTGTCGAGTTTGACATTGACCTTTATCGGTTTACCGTCAGCGCCTAGTATTTTGTTGCCGTTGCTGTCAGTCTTATCGACTTTATCAAAGATCTTCCAGTATTGAACAATCGTGCCATGTTGTCCTTTCTGTACCTGTGCATCAATGGAATTAGCCTGTTTATAGGTCATCCACCTTGGATCATTTCGACATTGCATCGCCAGCCAAAGTGCATTGGAGCCTCGATAGCGTGTTCCACTGATTGGGTTGTGTGGTAATTGTGGTATTCCCGCCTGCCATGGCTTTTGCCAAGGTGCTGTTCCCGCTTTTAATTGCTCAATCAGTTTATTGGCGATTTGTTCATGATAAGGCACTTTAGCCGTTTTCTTTACAGGCATGGCTTACTCCTCATCATTAATAATTTCATCTGAGGCTTCCAATGCTTCATCTTCAGTAAGGGCATTTTCTTCAAATGCGCCGAGCTCTTGCGCTTCTGCTACTGTGACTTCAATCACTTTGCCGGGAATGTTTAAGGCAAAGAGTTTGTCATCAAAATTTACTTTATCGTCAGCGTTCAAATTGGTGTTCATGTTCTACCTCCTTTGATGAGTGGCCTTTATGTTGTTCTGTGATGGTGGTGTTTTTGCCAAATATGACTTTTAGTTTTTGTTGAACTTTTGCCATAAACTGTTGCTGTGAAGCAGGTTGCATAACCTGACTAAAAGTTCTTGCTGATTCGAGTGCGGTCTGTTGGTTAGCATTTTGATTTGGACTTTGATTTAGATTAATGGTTGAGTTCACAACAACTCTCTGTTGTGGCTGAGCTTGTTGTAAACGGATTTTGTCTTTATCATCAGCTCGATAACCTTTAACGTCAAAACCTTGAAGCTTTGCCTGATACCAGACCTCTCGTTTAAAGGCTTTGCAACCGCTAAGCTTGATTTGTTGCCAACCTCTATCGTTAGCAAGCGTTAGTAAATCAGTAATGACTTTGCTGTTCACCAAACGGCTTTGTAATTTATTGCCTTTATCTATAAAGGCCAGTTGTTTGGGTGGTCGATTAAAGTAGTAGCGGTTTTCAACTTGATGATAGTGTTCAAGCACAGGCTTGATGTTATTTGGAGTAACTGTTTTTTCGGATCTGAATTTATCGGGCTCGGCTGGTGCGATGCTGTTTAGCTCTGGCAATAATTGTTCGGGTCGTTTTTGAATTAAATACGGCCAGCACTTTTTGATATGATCTTCAATTTGCATTTCAACGGTACTTTTTCCACT contains:
- the tnpB gene encoding IS66 family insertion sequence element accessory protein TnpB (TnpB, as the term is used for proteins encoded by IS66 family insertion elements, is considered an accessory protein, since TnpC, encoded by a neighboring gene, is a DDE family transposase.), which translates into the protein MIYLTSNSRIFIATQPADFRCSIDGLAAVCQQRLSSNPRSGSIFVFINRNKTMIRALTYEHNGFWLMTKRLSKGKFHGWPRHHGVMQPMAAAQLRQLLSGEPYLSSSRLK
- a CDS encoding ArdC family protein encodes the protein MPVKKTAKVPYHEQIANKLIEQLKAGTAPWQKPWQAGIPQLPHNPISGTRYRGSNALWLAMQCRNDPRWMTYKQANSIDAQVQKGQHGTIVQYWKIFDKVDKTDSNGNKILGADGKPIKVNVKLDKPRVFSAVVFNAEQIDSLPELEVKQLPEWQRHARAEKIIQNSGVTIHHDQSDNAYYSPATDSIHLPARSKFQSADNFYATALHELGHSTGHQSRLNRDMTGRFGDESYAKEELRAEIGSLMLGDELQIGHEFGQHAAYVDHWVKVLQDDPKEILRASRDAEKIQEYVLGLENEAQKVLSKEPSKLNNSKQPACATTISSSRSKSTDIEFESG
- a CDS encoding IS66 family transposase, producing MSKPFTDIDHNALEALIVRVTEAKEHELALSPEDCQLLLDALVTLSTMQQRLTNHDVTVHKLRKLLGIEKSSEALSRVSKSNKGSGKHTAGKNRKPKESGEDFTPAKPVVIVHQSTDVKKGDNCLECHMGKMYKTDPGSLLRITGQSPFKPEQHVMERFRCNACGAYATAALPVEVLADGSEQQKYGYSARSLMAIHKYFAGLPFYRQGSIQKLLGVKITASTVFDQVEYVANDIYPVYQMLVNLAADAKHYYLDDTTHRILDATPIEKPVRNSDKTQMRSGVYTSGVIATTQANDSIVLFETNIGHAGEFIDSLLHKRGTHQSRPIMMSDALVSNRPTVRECLLSLCNSHARRQFVDVINHFPDEVEHVLTRYGEIWAYEQHTKEQKFTATERLSYHQQHSLPVMKTIKQWCTTHLNDETVEENSGLGKAMRYFVKHYVGLSYFCHYEGVYIDNNRIEAMLKIIVRDRKNAMFHKTLLGATIGDVITSMIATASEAGINVFEYFTFLQREKDKVKTNPEEYLPWNYRETVVIEK
- a CDS encoding conjugal transfer protein TraD; translated protein: MNTNLNADDKVNFDDKLFALNIPGKVIEVTVAEAQELGAFEENALTEDEALEASDEIINDEE